The sequence gacaaaagagaaaacagatataTATATCAGACAAGTCTATATATCCAGATTCATAGCAAACTCATGAGCTTGGATTAATATttgtcttctccaagctgaagcAGATTGAGTTTTTACTTGATTACCAAACTGGGGACCAAAAGCTGTCCATAAATGCTGCTGTCatcactatttttttaattgatattgGCTAATTACACTTATGTGGCTTTGTCATACTAGTTTAATGAGATGTCTTGATATGCAAAACATTTAAAGTCAGATGTtgtaaaaaatagaaacaaagttaaaaataaacaccttGCAATGTTTTGATAAAATGTGAACCACAGCAGAAAACTAAATCCACAGTGATGTTTCCTCCCTTGGGACCCTTTGTTACCTCTTGATAACCCCTCCTCCTGTTTTCCTATAAGCAGAATACATCTGTCTGCACTCATGAATGTAAAACTGAGTCTAGTGAAGTCTTTTCATCCAGTGTCTTTATTTCACTACACGGTCAAGTTTGTAACATTCTCCTTCTGCAAatatatgttttctttcacactgATTTGccctttttattttgcaacTCCAGCTTGTTGTCTCCTGTTCACTGCTTCCTTCAGAGGATCACAATTACTCCTCCATGACACTCTCTTATAAAAGTGAGATTAACCAGTGAGAAATCAGAAAgtattttcatctttctcaCAGCTTGCGCTTCAACACACCTGACAAGAACATTTGTATCTGACATGTTTATTTACTCATTTGCACTAACAAATTGCTGCCTGTGGGTTGTTTACATACAAACaggttttattaaaaatcaaactCTCTTTATGCAGTTTATTAATTGAACAGAGGCTATCTTGGCTGAttgaattgttatttttaaagggtTTCGTTTGCTTCTGGCCGCAAGCATAGATCCATCCGTAACAGTACAAGCTGGTAAATTATCTGTAGCATAATTTTCTGTAGCTCTCGCTCAATTAAGAAGCCTGTAACagtttttgccttttcttaTAGGTCCCACCAATACTTCTGGACAAGCAGTTTTCAGAATTCACACCAGATATCACACCCATTATTCTGGCTGCTCACACCAACAACTATGAAATCATCAAACTCCTTGTGCAGAAGGGGGTCTCTGTGCCCAGGCCACACGAGGTCCGCTGTAACTGCGTTGAGTGTGTCTCAAGTTCGGATGTGGACAGCCTTCGGCACTCTCGATCTAGGCTCAATATCTACAAGGCTCTGGCGAGCCCGTCTTTGATTGCTCTGTCCAGTGAGGATCCTTTCCTTACTGCTTTTcagctgagctgggagctgcaggagctgagtaaagttgaaaatgaatttaagtCAGAATATGAGGAACTGTCGCGGCAGTGCAAGCAATTTGCAAAAGATCTTCTGGATCAGACACGGAGTTCCAGGGAATTGGAAATTATTCTTAATTACAGAGACGATAACAGCTTGATAGAAGAACAAAGTGGCAATGATCTTGCAAGATTGAAACTGGCAATTAAGTACCGTCAAAAAGAGGTGAGTGTGCTGGAGaatatttaaacatatttaGTAGTAGTAATGTGCTAGATAATAGCCTGAAGCTTATACTTTTAACTTAGACAAATTCT is a genomic window of Meleagris gallopavo isolate NT-WF06-2002-E0010 breed Aviagen turkey brand Nicholas breeding stock chromosome 1, Turkey_5.1, whole genome shotgun sequence containing:
- the LOC104917567 gene encoding short transient receptor potential channel 4 is translated as MAQFYYKRSVNAPYRDRIPLRIVRAESELSHSEKAYLNAVEKGDYATVKKALEEAEIYFKININCIDPLGRTALLIAIENENLELIELLLSFNVYVGDALLHAIRKEVVGAVELLLNHKKPSGEKQVPPILLDKQFSEFTPDITPIILAAHTNNYEIIKLLVQKGVSVPRPHEVRCNCVECVSSSDVDSLRHSRSRLNIYKALASPSLIALSSEDPFLTAFQLSWELQELSKVENEFKSEYEELSRQCKQFAKDLLDQTRSSRELEIILNYRDDNSLIEEQSGNDLARLKLAIKYRQKEVSVLENI